From Variimorphobacter saccharofermentans, one genomic window encodes:
- the hisA gene encoding 1-(5-phosphoribosyl)-5-[(5-phosphoribosylamino)methylideneamino]imidazole-4-carboxamide isomerase: MILFPAIDIKNGQCVRLRQGSFQDVLVYSDIPVKIAKQWEAAGASFIHIVDLDGALVGHSVNDEAIKTIVSEVNIPIQVGGGIRTIKDIESKLALGIERVIIGTKAVKDPAFIKEAVATFGSRRIVIGIDAKDGMVAIEGWEKLSSYHAVNLALEMKKYGVKTIVYTDISKDGMLQGPNIAHTKEMVEETGLNIIASGGVSSLKDLEMLEEINVYGAIMGKALYEKKIDLKKAVHLFEKK; encoded by the coding sequence ATGATACTTTTTCCGGCTATTGATATTAAGAATGGACAATGTGTAAGACTAAGACAAGGAAGTTTTCAGGATGTACTGGTTTATTCTGATATTCCTGTTAAAATAGCAAAGCAATGGGAAGCTGCTGGAGCTTCCTTTATCCATATTGTAGATTTGGATGGTGCACTAGTTGGACATTCCGTGAATGATGAGGCTATTAAAACCATTGTTTCAGAAGTGAATATCCCGATTCAGGTAGGTGGAGGTATACGTACCATTAAAGATATCGAAAGTAAACTGGCTCTTGGAATTGAACGTGTCATTATTGGAACGAAAGCAGTGAAGGATCCCGCATTTATTAAAGAAGCTGTAGCTACCTTTGGTTCTCGACGTATTGTAATCGGTATTGATGCTAAGGACGGGATGGTTGCCATTGAAGGATGGGAGAAATTAAGCTCTTATCATGCAGTTAATCTTGCTCTGGAGATGAAAAAGTACGGAGTAAAGACGATAGTATATACGGATATCTCAAAAGATGGTATGCTACAGGGACCGAACATAGCCCATACTAAAGAAATGGTGGAAGAAACAGGATTAAACATCATAGCTTCTGGTGGAGTATCTTCTTTAAAAGATCTGGAAATGCTCGAAGAAATCAATGTCTATGGAGCTATTATGGGAAAAGCATTATATGAAAAGAAAATTGATCTAAAAAAAGCAGTCCATTTATTTGAAAAGAAATAA
- the hisB gene encoding imidazoleglycerol-phosphate dehydratase HisB codes for MSNRSAIIQRKTKETDISMEFSVDGNGIAQIETGIGFFNHMLDSFTRHGFFDMKLAVTGDLYVDSHHTVEDTGIVLGQAIKSALGDKQGIIRYGSFILPMDETLVLCAIDLSGRPYLSYDLTFTADKIGYMETELIHEFFYAVSYSAGMNLHIKQLSGGNNHHIVEAAFKAFAKALDEACRFDERVNGVLSTKGSID; via the coding sequence ATGAGTAACAGAAGTGCCATAATTCAACGAAAAACGAAGGAAACGGATATTTCCATGGAATTCTCCGTTGATGGAAACGGTATTGCTCAGATAGAAACAGGCATTGGATTCTTTAACCATATGCTGGATAGTTTTACGCGTCACGGTTTTTTTGATATGAAGCTGGCTGTAACAGGGGATTTATATGTTGATTCCCATCATACAGTAGAAGATACCGGAATTGTACTGGGACAGGCTATTAAAAGTGCATTAGGAGATAAACAGGGGATTATCCGCTATGGATCATTTATTCTTCCAATGGATGAGACCTTGGTCTTATGCGCCATAGATTTGTCCGGACGTCCATATTTGTCCTATGATTTGACTTTTACAGCCGATAAGATCGGTTATATGGAGACAGAACTCATACATGAGTTCTTTTATGCTGTTTCATATTCTGCAGGAATGAATTTACATATAAAGCAATTGAGCGGTGGGAATAATCATCATATTGTTGAAGCAGCATTTAAAGCGTTTGCAAAAGCATTGGACGAAGCCTGTCGTTTTGATGAACGAGTAAACGGAGTTCTATCCACCAAAGGCTCCATCGACTAA
- the hisD gene encoding histidinol dehydrogenase codes for MKIIELNKETKQNILEDLLKRSPNQYDEYAGVVSDILKDVKNRKDQALFDYTLRFDKAEITKDTIRVTEEEIEEAYKEVDPTLIEVIRKAIHNIETYHSKQKQYSWFDTTENGTILGQKITPISAVGVYVPGGKAAYPSSVLMNVIPAKVAGVSRIAMTTPPGKDGKVTPGTLVAAKEAGVTEIYKVGGAQAIAALAYGTESITKVDKIVGPGNIYVALAKKAVYGHVSIDSIAGPSEILVLADETANPRYVAADLLSQAEHDELASAILITNSKELAEKVSQEVDRFTSMLSRKEIIQKSLDNYGYLMVAQNMNEAIEAANEIASEHLEIITKDPFMVMTKIKNAGAIFIGEYSSEPLGDYMAGPNHILPTNGTAKFFSPLSVDDFVKKSSIISYSREALEPIYQDIVKFANSESLTAHANSIAVRFE; via the coding sequence ATGAAAATTATTGAATTAAATAAAGAAACAAAGCAAAATATTCTGGAGGATCTCTTGAAGAGAAGTCCAAATCAATATGATGAATATGCAGGTGTGGTATCCGATATCTTAAAGGATGTGAAGAACAGGAAGGATCAAGCATTATTTGATTATACTCTCCGCTTTGATAAGGCAGAGATAACAAAGGATACTATCCGGGTTACAGAGGAAGAGATTGAAGAAGCTTATAAGGAAGTTGATCCGACACTTATCGAGGTAATACGTAAAGCAATTCATAATATTGAAACATATCACAGTAAGCAAAAGCAATATAGCTGGTTTGATACAACGGAAAACGGAACGATACTTGGTCAAAAGATTACCCCTATATCAGCAGTAGGTGTCTATGTTCCAGGTGGAAAAGCAGCATACCCATCCTCCGTTCTTATGAATGTTATTCCTGCAAAGGTGGCAGGGGTAAGCCGTATCGCCATGACGACACCTCCTGGTAAGGATGGTAAGGTAACACCTGGAACCCTTGTTGCGGCGAAGGAGGCAGGTGTAACTGAAATCTACAAGGTTGGAGGCGCTCAGGCTATTGCCGCCTTGGCTTATGGAACAGAAAGTATTACTAAGGTTGATAAGATAGTAGGACCAGGAAATATCTATGTTGCCCTGGCTAAGAAAGCAGTATATGGACATGTTAGTATTGATTCCATAGCCGGACCGAGTGAAATTCTAGTACTGGCCGATGAAACAGCAAACCCCAGATATGTTGCAGCAGATTTATTATCCCAGGCAGAACATGATGAATTGGCATCTGCCATCCTAATTACCAATAGTAAAGAACTTGCAGAAAAGGTGTCACAGGAAGTGGACCGTTTTACAAGTATGTTATCCAGAAAAGAAATCATTCAAAAATCTCTTGATAATTATGGATATCTTATGGTTGCTCAGAATATGAATGAGGCGATTGAGGCTGCTAATGAAATTGCTTCCGAGCATTTAGAAATTATAACAAAGGATCCTTTCATGGTAATGACAAAGATTAAGAATGCTGGTGCTATTTTTATTGGAGAATACTCCAGTGAACCTTTAGGTGATTATATGGCAGGTCCAAATCATATTCTCCCTACCAATGGAACAGCAAAGTTCTTCTCTCCGTTAAGTGTGGACGATTTTGTTAAGAAATCCAGTATTATATCTTACTCCAGAGAAGCTTTAGAACCGATTTATCAGGATATAGTGAAGTTTGCAAATTCAGAAAGCTTAACAGCACATGCAAATTCTATTGCAGTAAGATTTGAATAA
- the hisG gene encoding ATP phosphoribosyltransferase produces the protein MKYITIALAKGRLALKTLEILEQIGISCDEIKDKSSRKLIFENEELKLKFFLAKANDVPTYVEYGAADIGIVGKDTILEEGRKMYEVVDLGLGKCKMCVAGPASAKELLQHGELIRVATKYPNIAKDYFYNKKHQTVEIIKLNGSIELAPIVGLSEVIVDIVETGSTLRENGLEVLEEICNISARMVVNEVSMKMEHERITKIINDLKNILH, from the coding sequence ATGAAATATATAACAATTGCCCTGGCGAAAGGACGCCTTGCGCTAAAAACCTTGGAGATCTTAGAGCAAATCGGAATATCCTGTGATGAAATCAAGGATAAGTCCTCCAGAAAATTAATATTTGAAAATGAGGAATTAAAATTAAAGTTCTTTCTTGCTAAGGCCAACGATGTTCCAACTTATGTAGAATACGGAGCTGCAGATATCGGCATTGTAGGAAAGGATACCATACTTGAAGAAGGTCGTAAAATGTATGAGGTAGTAGATCTTGGCCTCGGAAAATGCAAAATGTGTGTGGCAGGTCCTGCATCAGCAAAAGAACTCCTACAGCATGGGGAATTAATTCGCGTTGCTACGAAATACCCTAATATTGCAAAGGATTATTTCTATAACAAAAAGCATCAAACAGTAGAAATTATTAAGCTAAACGGATCCATCGAATTAGCTCCCATCGTTGGCTTATCAGAAGTAATCGTTGATATTGTTGAGACAGGCTCCACACTTAGAGAAAATGGACTTGAGGTATTGGAGGAGATTTGTAATATATCTGCACGAATGGTTGTAAATGAAGTAAGTATGAAGATGGAGCACGAGCGAATTACGAAAATTATTAATGATTTGAAGAATATTCTCCATTAG
- the hisZ gene encoding ATP phosphoribosyltransferase regulatory subunit, with protein MKDKLLHTPEGVRDIYNSECMMKLTLQNKLHHVLEHYGFRDIQTPSFEFFDIFSQERGTVASKDMYKFFDREGNTLVLRPDITPSIARCVAKYYKEEELPIRLCYIGNTFINNSSYQGKLKEVTQLGAELINDDTVEADAEMLALTIECLLHSGLKEFQLEIGNADFFRALVEEAGFQEDEITNLRLLIEKKNLFGVEEMLQSKDLSHNINEILLKLPELFGTLDNLAFAKGLTKNTRALNAIERLEKLYDIMRDYGYEKYISFDLGMLSQYNYYTGIIFKAYTYGTGNAIATGGRYDNLVAQFGKEAPAIGLAIVIDQLMLALSRQRLLPNPEASDTLILYKDCYRKQAILLAKHFRKEGMNVILQKSNDVWDTEEYMPYAKRMSIGGILYLENEDEIKVINALDDTIKIASIKDFLV; from the coding sequence ATGAAGGATAAGCTACTACATACACCGGAAGGAGTAAGGGATATTTACAATTCAGAATGCATGATGAAATTAACGTTACAGAATAAGCTCCATCATGTGCTCGAGCATTATGGCTTCCGGGATATTCAGACCCCAAGCTTTGAGTTTTTTGACATATTCAGTCAGGAGCGTGGAACAGTCGCCTCCAAGGATATGTATAAATTCTTTGATCGGGAAGGGAATACATTGGTATTAAGACCGGATATTACCCCTTCCATTGCACGATGCGTTGCGAAGTACTATAAAGAAGAGGAATTACCAATACGATTATGTTATATTGGTAACACCTTTATAAACAATTCCAGTTATCAGGGGAAATTAAAAGAGGTTACACAGCTGGGGGCTGAGTTAATTAATGATGATACGGTAGAAGCAGATGCAGAAATGCTGGCATTAACGATAGAATGCCTCCTGCATTCTGGTCTTAAGGAATTTCAGCTTGAAATCGGGAATGCAGATTTTTTCCGCGCTCTGGTAGAAGAAGCAGGGTTCCAGGAAGATGAAATTACGAATTTACGTCTGTTAATTGAGAAAAAGAACCTGTTTGGCGTTGAGGAGATGCTTCAATCAAAGGATCTGAGCCACAATATAAATGAAATATTATTAAAGCTGCCAGAGTTATTTGGTACCTTGGATAATTTAGCATTTGCAAAAGGCTTGACGAAGAATACCCGCGCTTTGAATGCAATAGAACGTTTGGAGAAATTATACGATATCATGAGGGATTACGGTTATGAGAAGTATATCTCTTTTGATCTTGGAATGTTAAGTCAGTATAATTATTATACAGGAATTATCTTCAAAGCATATACCTATGGAACCGGAAATGCCATAGCCACCGGAGGACGATATGATAATCTGGTAGCTCAATTTGGTAAGGAAGCACCTGCAATCGGACTGGCCATTGTAATCGATCAATTAATGCTGGCTTTATCCAGACAGAGGTTGTTACCAAATCCCGAAGCATCGGATACTTTGATTCTATATAAGGATTGCTATCGTAAACAAGCTATACTACTCGCAAAACATTTTCGTAAGGAAGGAATGAATGTCATTCTACAAAAGTCGAATGACGTATGGGACACAGAGGAATACATGCCATATGCCAAGAGAATGAGTATCGGCGGTATCTTGTATCTGGAGAATGAGGATGAAATCAAGGTGATTAATGCATTGGATGATACTATTAAAATAGCATCCATAAAGGATTTTCTAGTGTAA
- a CDS encoding Holliday junction resolvase RecU, translated as MPSWNSRGLRGSMLEEMINLTNAKYREKGLALIQKVPTPITPINIDKENRHITLAYFEQKSTVDYIGVVQGIPVCFDAKECAVDTFNINNVHEHQINFMKEFEQQEGIAFLLIYYKKRDIYYYLPFQQLLEFWERAQQGGRKSFRFDELDGSYQIPMQNGCCIHYLEILKKDLNSRDIT; from the coding sequence ATGCCATCATGGAATTCAAGAGGCTTGAGAGGTTCCATGCTTGAGGAGATGATCAATCTCACCAACGCAAAATATAGGGAAAAGGGATTGGCGTTGATACAGAAGGTACCAACACCGATTACCCCTATTAATATTGATAAAGAAAACAGGCATATTACCCTTGCATATTTTGAACAAAAAAGTACCGTTGACTATATTGGTGTGGTTCAGGGAATTCCAGTCTGCTTTGATGCAAAGGAATGTGCGGTGGATACCTTTAATATCAATAATGTGCATGAGCATCAGATTAATTTTATGAAGGAATTTGAGCAACAGGAGGGTATAGCCTTTCTCCTTATTTATTATAAAAAGAGAGATATCTATTATTATTTGCCATTTCAGCAATTACTGGAGTTTTGGGAAAGAGCCCAGCAAGGTGGTAGAAAAAGCTTTCGTTTTGATGAATTGGATGGAAGCTATCAAATACCAATGCAGAATGGATGTTGCATTCACTATTTAGAAATCTTGAAGAAGGATCTGAATAGTAGAGATATTACATAG
- a CDS encoding RluA family pseudouridine synthase: MKQFYVQQNEAGQRLDKLLAKLLNKAPKSFLYKMLRKKNITLNGKKAEGSELLSVQDEIKIFLSDETFALFSEPVTTTVVEDDLEVIYEDQNILIINKPVGILSQKADKKDISMVEYIISYLISTKQITEEQLRSFKPGVCNRLDRNTSGLLIAGKSLSGLQEMSRLLKDRSMDKYYLTIVKGDLQGKRRIEGFLAKDEVKNQVKIYPAKTENSEYIATEYEAIATTVKKDYTLLQVKLITGRSHQIRAHLSSIGHPLIGDTKYGDRTVNKLFQAKYGLSHQLLHSYRLVFPKMHGEYECLSGRGFLADPPKLFEKIKRDLF; encoded by the coding sequence ATGAAGCAGTTTTATGTACAACAAAATGAAGCGGGACAGCGTCTGGACAAGCTTTTAGCTAAGCTTCTCAATAAGGCACCGAAAAGCTTTCTATATAAAATGCTCAGAAAAAAGAATATTACCTTGAACGGTAAGAAGGCAGAGGGTTCTGAGCTGCTATCGGTACAGGATGAAATTAAAATATTCCTTTCTGATGAAACCTTCGCGTTATTTAGTGAGCCTGTTACTACTACAGTAGTAGAAGATGATTTAGAGGTGATTTATGAGGATCAGAATATACTTATCATTAATAAACCAGTTGGGATTTTATCACAGAAGGCGGATAAGAAGGATATATCCATGGTAGAGTATATTATTTCCTATCTGATTTCTACAAAGCAAATAACCGAGGAACAACTACGCAGCTTTAAACCCGGAGTCTGTAATCGGCTGGACCGTAATACCAGTGGGCTTTTAATTGCAGGGAAGTCTCTTTCGGGTCTCCAGGAAATGTCGCGACTATTAAAGGATAGATCCATGGATAAATACTATCTTACCATAGTAAAGGGAGATTTACAGGGAAAAAGACGTATTGAAGGATTTCTTGCGAAGGATGAAGTGAAAAATCAGGTAAAAATATATCCAGCAAAAACAGAGAATTCAGAGTATATCGCTACGGAATATGAGGCTATTGCTACTACGGTAAAGAAGGATTACACCTTGCTTCAGGTAAAATTAATAACCGGACGCTCCCATCAGATAAGAGCTCATCTGTCTAGTATCGGGCATCCATTAATTGGTGATACAAAGTATGGAGATAGGACTGTCAATAAGTTGTTTCAAGCAAAATACGGTTTGTCACATCAGCTGCTTCATTCCTATCGTTTGGTTTTTCCGAAAATGCATGGAGAATACGAATGTCTTTCTGGAAGAGGATTCCTCGCGGACCCTCCAAAGCTTTTTGAAAAAATAAAAAGAGATTTATTTTAA
- a CDS encoding HAD family hydrolase, translating into MLKNVEAVIFDLDGTLIDSMWMWKSIDIDYLGRYGIAMPDDLQKQIEGMSFSETAEYFKERFQIPDSLDQIKSDWNRMAWDKYLNEVPLKDGVVEFLEHLKMFGIPMGIATSNSRELVDLIIEKHGIKKYFTTIRTSCEVAKGKPSPDIYLLVAKDLGVHPDRCLVFEDVLQGIMAGKNANMKVCAVYDEYSDLQEKEKRDLADYFVYSMKEVLDM; encoded by the coding sequence ATGTTAAAGAATGTAGAAGCGGTTATATTTGATTTGGATGGTACTTTAATCGATTCCATGTGGATGTGGAAAAGCATTGATATCGATTATTTAGGTCGTTATGGAATAGCAATGCCGGATGATCTACAGAAACAGATTGAGGGTATGAGCTTTTCAGAAACTGCAGAATATTTTAAGGAACGGTTTCAGATACCGGATTCCTTGGACCAAATAAAAAGTGATTGGAACAGAATGGCCTGGGATAAATATCTCAATGAAGTACCATTAAAGGATGGCGTTGTCGAGTTTTTGGAACACCTTAAAATGTTCGGTATACCTATGGGAATTGCAACCAGTAATTCCAGAGAGCTTGTGGATTTGATCATAGAAAAGCATGGCATAAAGAAATATTTTACCACGATACGTACCTCCTGTGAGGTGGCAAAGGGAAAGCCTTCTCCTGATATCTATCTTCTTGTAGCGAAAGATCTGGGAGTACATCCGGACAGATGTCTGGTGTTTGAAGATGTGTTACAGGGCATCATGGCAGGAAAGAATGCAAATATGAAAGTATGTGCTGTATATGACGAGTATTCCGACTTACAGGAGAAGGAAAAACGAGATCTGGCAGATTATTTTGTTTATTCGATGAAGGAAGTATTGGATATGTAA
- a CDS encoding pseudouridine synthase yields the protein MSKQLRLDKFLADMGIGTRSEVKNWIRQGRVKLNSQICKQPESKVTPSLDEVCFDDKPINYSKYSYFMLHKPAGVVSATTDTINRTVLDLIAEERKKDLFPVGRLDKDTEGLLLITNDGELAHELLSPRKHVDKVYYTKVRGKVTEQDVEAFLQGVDIKEEKLTLPAHLKILISDEISEVELTIQEGKFHQVKRMFEAVGKEVIYLKRLSMGPLLLDPDLNPGDYRPLTIEELEALKQLSK from the coding sequence ATGAGTAAGCAGCTGCGCTTGGATAAATTTCTCGCTGATATGGGAATAGGAACAAGAAGCGAAGTTAAGAACTGGATTCGTCAGGGAAGAGTCAAATTGAATAGTCAGATATGTAAGCAGCCGGAGAGTAAGGTGACTCCCTCATTGGATGAAGTATGTTTTGACGATAAACCAATCAACTATTCCAAGTATAGTTACTTTATGCTTCATAAGCCTGCAGGAGTCGTCTCAGCAACCACGGATACTATCAATAGAACCGTATTGGATCTTATAGCGGAGGAACGAAAGAAGGATTTATTTCCGGTAGGGAGATTGGATAAGGATACGGAGGGACTATTATTAATAACGAATGACGGTGAACTGGCCCATGAGCTATTGTCTCCCAGAAAACATGTGGACAAGGTCTACTATACAAAAGTGCGAGGGAAAGTAACCGAACAGGATGTAGAGGCTTTTCTACAGGGTGTGGATATCAAAGAAGAAAAGCTGACACTTCCGGCGCATTTGAAAATTTTGATTTCCGATGAAATTTCTGAGGTAGAGCTTACGATTCAGGAAGGAAAATTCCATCAGGTGAAGCGGATGTTCGAAGCAGTGGGAAAGGAAGTCATATACCTTAAGCGGTTATCTATGGGACCGTTGCTATTGGATCCTGATTTGAATCCGGGAGACTACCGTCCCCTGACCATTGAAGAACTTGAGGCATTAAAGCAATTATCAAAATAA
- a CDS encoding RsmB/NOP family class I SAM-dependent RNA methyltransferase: MNLPQLFEDRMKSLLGEEYEAYLQCYNKPHFSGLRVNTLKITPEAFEQICPFSLRRIPWVNNGYYTDTEQQPSKHPFYYAGLYYIQEPSAMTPASLLPVQPGDKVLDICAAPGGKSTELGARLCGEGVLVSNDISNSRAKALLKNIELFGIRNALVLSEAPGKLVDYFPEYFDKILIDAPCSGEGMFRKSPAIMKNWEQYGVEYYNKLQKEIILYAARMLKPGGYMLYSTCTFSPEENEGTIQFLLKECPEFHVVKALPELSEQKNASLSYEGFEHGRPEWVDGNEELTHCIRLWPHKIDGEGHFITLLHKEIDADQLDKLEEPQYQNQVANGAKLRFVSKPNSYTTRKENSSISDEALEFIHSIKFPINQEQLVVHEDRVYLLPEGLPDLKGLRILRQGLLLGEMKKSRFEPSQALANSLKVTEYDKIIRMKENDPNIIRYLKCESIELEGDYRAGWYLVCVEDYPLGWLKIANNNFKNKYLPGWRWV, from the coding sequence ATGAATTTACCGCAATTATTTGAGGACAGAATGAAAAGCCTTTTAGGTGAAGAATATGAAGCGTATTTACAGTGCTATAATAAACCTCATTTTAGTGGATTACGAGTAAATACGCTGAAGATTACACCTGAGGCATTTGAACAGATCTGTCCTTTTTCTTTGAGACGTATTCCCTGGGTGAATAACGGCTATTATACAGATACGGAACAACAGCCGTCCAAGCATCCATTTTATTATGCAGGTCTTTATTATATTCAGGAACCCAGCGCGATGACACCGGCAAGCCTATTACCGGTTCAACCAGGGGATAAGGTCCTGGATATCTGTGCTGCACCGGGAGGAAAGAGTACGGAACTAGGTGCCAGGTTGTGTGGTGAAGGAGTACTAGTTTCAAACGATATCAGTAATTCACGTGCAAAGGCTCTGCTTAAGAATATTGAGCTATTTGGAATTAGAAATGCATTGGTTTTATCCGAAGCGCCTGGTAAACTGGTTGATTACTTTCCTGAGTATTTTGATAAAATATTGATTGATGCTCCTTGTTCCGGGGAAGGAATGTTTCGTAAAAGCCCCGCTATAATGAAGAATTGGGAGCAGTATGGAGTTGAGTATTACAATAAATTACAGAAAGAAATTATTCTCTATGCAGCAAGGATGTTAAAACCAGGTGGCTATATGTTATATTCTACCTGTACATTTTCGCCTGAGGAAAATGAAGGTACCATACAATTCCTTTTGAAGGAGTGTCCAGAATTTCATGTAGTAAAAGCACTTCCAGAGTTATCCGAGCAAAAGAATGCCTCTTTATCCTATGAAGGATTTGAACACGGAAGGCCGGAATGGGTTGATGGGAATGAGGAATTAACCCATTGTATTCGTTTATGGCCGCATAAAATCGATGGAGAAGGACATTTTATTACCCTGCTTCATAAAGAGATAGATGCCGATCAGTTGGATAAGTTAGAAGAACCTCAATATCAGAACCAGGTCGCAAATGGCGCAAAACTAAGGTTTGTTTCAAAACCAAATTCCTATACTACAAGAAAAGAAAATAGTAGCATATCGGACGAAGCATTGGAATTTATTCACAGCATCAAATTTCCAATAAATCAGGAGCAGCTTGTGGTACATGAGGATCGTGTCTATTTATTACCCGAGGGATTACCGGATTTGAAGGGCTTACGAATTCTAAGACAGGGCTTATTACTGGGTGAAATGAAGAAATCCAGATTCGAACCATCCCAGGCTTTAGCGAATTCTCTTAAGGTGACGGAATATGACAAGATCATCCGAATGAAGGAGAATGATCCTAATATTATTCGATATCTCAAGTGCGAATCAATCGAACTGGAAGGTGACTATCGTGCTGGCTGGTACTTAGTTTGTGTTGAGGATTATCCATTAGGATGGCTTAAGATAGCCAATAATAATTTTAAGAATAAATATCTTCCTGGCTGGAGATGGGTATAG
- a CDS encoding GTP pyrophosphokinase: MEIQLWREILDPYALAVNELLIKFNHIIDEYKHVGAYSPIEQVTGRVKTISSILEKAQKKNIELDNFEEKIEDIAGIRILCQFVEDIYKVVDIIKKRSDMKIKNEKDYINNMKKSGYRSYHIIVYYDVETLKGRKKLQVEIQIRTLAMNFWATIEHSLQYKYKQNMPENIRERLSSAAEAILILDREMSVVRDEIMDAQNSFTIKANIVADILTNIQNLYRVANKQEVIKIQDEFFRIYQNGDQSELTEFCRKLDLISQRYRAQSLR, translated from the coding sequence ATGGAAATACAACTTTGGAGAGAGATTCTGGATCCTTATGCTTTAGCAGTGAATGAATTACTCATAAAGTTTAATCATATTATAGATGAATATAAACACGTAGGTGCATATTCTCCTATTGAACAGGTCACAGGAAGAGTCAAGACTATCTCAAGTATTCTTGAAAAAGCTCAAAAGAAGAATATCGAGTTGGATAATTTTGAAGAAAAGATTGAAGATATCGCCGGTATCCGTATTTTATGTCAATTTGTTGAGGATATCTATAAAGTAGTGGACATCATTAAGAAACGTTCTGATATGAAGATCAAAAATGAGAAGGATTATATCAATAATATGAAGAAAAGTGGTTATCGCTCTTATCATATTATTGTATATTACGATGTGGAAACATTGAAGGGAAGAAAAAAGCTTCAGGTAGAGATACAGATTCGTACTCTTGCTATGAATTTCTGGGCAACGATCGAACATTCCCTACAATATAAATACAAACAAAATATGCCTGAGAATATTAGGGAGCGTCTATCCTCAGCAGCGGAAGCAATCCTAATTCTTGATCGTGAGATGTCCGTGGTCAGGGATGAGATTATGGACGCACAAAATTCATTTACCATAAAAGCGAACATTGTTGCTGATATTCTAACTAATATTCAGAATTTATATAGAGTAGCAAATAAACAGGAAGTTATTAAGATACAGGATGAATTCTTCCGAATTTATCAAAATGGAGATCAATCGGAGCTTACTGAGTTTTGCAGAAAGCTGGATCTGATCTCGCAACGGTACCGCGCACAGAGCCTTAGGTAG
- a CDS encoding 16S rRNA (uracil(1498)-N(3))-methyltransferase, with product MHRFYVETNQIQGETVRITGPDVNHIRNVLRMKQGDELIICNGQGKDCYCIINKISEYEIIAEVKEYSDTGTELKAKITLFQGLPKKDKMELVIQKAVELGVYEIVPVMTKRVIVKLEDKKKEEKKLERWQTIAESAAKQSGRGIIPRIRPVISYMEAISEANKMDKGIIPYENAEGMHYTKEVLDQCSNCSTIGVFIGPEGGFEESEIILAKENGILPITLGRRILRTETAGLAILSMLVYLLED from the coding sequence ATGCATCGTTTTTATGTGGAGACGAATCAGATTCAAGGGGAAACCGTAAGAATTACCGGACCGGATGTAAACCATATTCGGAATGTACTTCGCATGAAGCAGGGCGATGAATTAATAATATGTAATGGACAAGGAAAAGATTGTTATTGTATAATAAATAAGATATCTGAGTATGAAATCATAGCAGAGGTAAAGGAGTACTCTGACACTGGAACGGAACTGAAAGCGAAAATTACTTTGTTCCAAGGCCTGCCTAAAAAAGATAAGATGGAATTAGTTATTCAAAAAGCAGTGGAGCTTGGAGTATATGAGATCGTTCCGGTTATGACAAAGAGAGTGATTGTAAAGCTGGAGGATAAGAAGAAGGAAGAAAAGAAGCTGGAGAGATGGCAAACAATTGCTGAAAGTGCTGCAAAGCAGTCCGGAAGAGGAATTATACCAAGGATACGACCAGTGATTTCTTATATGGAGGCCATAAGTGAAGCAAATAAAATGGATAAAGGTATTATTCCCTATGAGAATGCGGAAGGCATGCATTATACAAAGGAGGTACTGGATCAATGCTCGAACTGTTCGACAATTGGTGTTTTTATCGGACCGGAGGGCGGCTTTGAGGAGTCTGAAATTATATTGGCCAAAGAGAATGGAATTCTGCCTATCACTTTAGGGAGAAGAATATTACGAACAGAAACTGCTGGATTAGCTATTCTGTCAATGCTGGTATATCTGTTGGAAGATTAG